ccgtttttcTTTGGGGCGATGACTAACATCAAggaattttgattttaaacttAGAATCCccaaaccttctaatacctctttaCCAATTTTTAATTCAAAAAATTCTCTTGCAAGATGAAGTGTGTTTGGGGCTTTTTTTGGGTAATATCTGTTGTGACTAAAACTGGTTGAAGTGTTCCACTGTGTTGTATAAATGAAAAAACATAAGTCAATTGATTGTTGGATAAATATTTTAactgaaaaacaataaaacttttttttgattTCAAAAAGAGTAATTTTGTCACTTAATAATGCAAGCAATAGCAGCACACAAACCAAATAAACTAAAATTTACAATTCAAATAAGTCTCGGGAAAACGAGCCAGGGGCGTACGACGACGCCGGACGCACCTGGGCTGGTTGAGGGGGAGCAGCAGCAAACATGCCCACATTAAAGGACTGGGCAAGGGTAGGGTTCTGCTCTTGGGAGCCCTGGAAAGTGGGACCCCCAGATTGCTGTCCATGGAAAGGATGCGGTGCCTGCTGAAAAGTTGGTGGCTGCTGATTCGTAGCCACCATGTATTTCTTCAATAAATTATTGATATCCCCTAAAATGTCTCCCTGGTATGGCAGGGAGAACATTTTAAGGACCAACAAAAGAGAGGCCATGCATTGTTGCTGGCTCGCTTGGGGAACGAGCTTCAACATTGGCGCAAGCCCCCTAAGCATAGTTTCTTCATGCCCATCAGTCCTCCTCTGAGCTAGGAACTGGATGACTCGGGCATCTATCATTTCCCGATTCGCTAGCTCAGAGGACGACTGAGGggcattcctcctcctcctcctgggctgtGGTCTTGTT
The Bufo gargarizans isolate SCDJY-AF-19 chromosome 2, ASM1485885v1, whole genome shotgun sequence genome window above contains:
- the LOC122925648 gene encoding uncharacterized protein LOC122925648 — its product is MLVLTVKNVKVRWNSCRDQFRRELNEKGRSGEGTSRKRPYIYTQQLSFLRPVMELRPTVDNLEDSDESEEGGEETPAVFSPDSSPQHSPVLETTEPPMGTSGGEPERPETRPQPRRRRRNAPQSSSELANREMIDARVIQFLAQRRTDGHEETMLRGLAPMLKLVPQASQQQCMASLLLVLKMFSLPYQGDILGDINNLLKKYMVATNQQPPTFQQAPHPFHGQQSGGPTFQGSQEQNPTLAQSFNVGMFAAAPPQPAQVRPASSYAPGSFSRDLFEL